GTGAGTTAAACCACACACTTCATAAAAAAGCGAAAGAAGTTTTGACCGCACTTGGACACAATGTAAAAGAAACCGTGATTGATGCCGGCTATGATGTTGAGGCAGAAATCGAAAAATTCTTGTGGATGGATGCCGTGATTTGGCAGATGCCAGGTTGGTGGATGCACGAACCTTGGACAGTGAAAAAATACATAGACGAAGTATTAACCGCTGGACACGGCAAGCTTTACCACAGTGATGGCCGCCATCGTGTCAATCCAACCGAAGGCTATGGCACAGGTGGCTTGTTGCAAGGTAAAAAACACATGCTTTCGCTTACTTGGAATGCGCCGATTGAAGCGTTTACTCGTGAAGGCGATTTCTTCGA
This portion of the Haemophilus parainfluenzae T3T1 genome encodes:
- a CDS encoding NAD(P)H-dependent oxidoreductase, with the translated sequence MNILLLDGGKDFGHSHGELNHTLHKKAKEVLTALGHNVKETVIDAGYDVEAEIEKFLWMDAVIWQMPGWWMHEPWTVKKYIDEVLTAGHGKLYHSDGRHRVNPTEGYGTGGLLQGKKHMLSLTWNAPIEAFTREGDFFEGKGVDALYMHFHKLNEFIGLTRLPTFLCNDVIKNPQVEQYLADYQAHLEKVFG